In Actinomycetes bacterium, the DNA window CCTGCACCGCGGTGGGCGCGTCGTTGCCGGGGTCCTTGAGCAGCTCGGTGACCAGCAGCGGGTTGCCCCCGGCTAGGCGGCGGACCAGGCGCGGGTCACGGCCGGCCCGGGCGGCCTCCTCGAGGACGCGCTCCTCCGACAGGGGCGACAGGACGACGCGGCTGGTGACGTCGGCGGGCATCGCGGCGAGCACCCGGCGCAGGGGGTGGTCGGGCCCCACCTCGTCGTCGCGGTAGGTGACGACGAGCAGGACGGGCAGCCGCGTGATCCGCCGGCCGAGGAAGGTGAGCCAGTCCAGGGTCGCCTCGTCGGCCCAGTGGGCGTCCTCGACGACGACCAGGGCGCGGTGCCGCTGCTGGGGGTCGGTGACCTCGTCGAGGAAGGCCGAGTAGATCTCCTGCGGGCCAGCGGTGTCGGCCAGCCGCTGGGCCAGGACGCCGCCGGTGGCACGGCCGATGTCGTGCAGCGGACCCAGGGCACGTGGGGTGACCAGCTGGTCGCAGGCGCCCCACAGGACGCGGGCGGTCGTCGCCGCCCGGCGGGTGAACTCGGTCACCACCGAGGACTTTCCGATGCCGGCCTCGCCGGCCACCAGGGCGACGCGGCCGCCTCCGGCGCTGCGCCGGAGCTCGCCCTCGAGGGCGACCAGGGCACCCTCGCGCTCCCACAGGTCCATGCCGGTGATCGTCACGCTCCGCGGCCGTCCTGACAACGGCTGACGCCAAACATGGGGCGGTCACGCCCACAAGATGGGGCGCGCAGCCGTTGGGGCAGCGGGGCGCACACGGCCCACTGGAGTCCCGCCGACCGAGTCACGGTCCGGCCAGCCGACTTCCCGCAAGTCCAGAGCAAGGAGGACCGACATGCCCCGGTTCGTGGTGGAGCGCTTCTTCCCCGACGGCCTGCTCGTGCCGATGAGCGACGAGGGCGCCAAGACGGTCCTCGGCATCGTCGAGCACAACGCGGAGTACGGCGTCACGTGGGTGACGTCGTACGTCACGGAGGACAAGGCGAAGACGTTCTGCGTCTACGACGCCCCGGACGCGGAGGCGATCCGCAGGGCCGCAGATCTCAACGACCTGCCGGTCGGCGCGGTCAGCCGGGTCCGGGTGCTCGACCCGTACTTCTACTTCTGAGCCAGCCGCCGCAGGGCTACTTCTGAGCCAGCCGGCGCAGGGCCTCGCCGTCGACCCGGTAGGGGATCCACTCGGCCAGCGCGTCCGCGCCGATCGCGGCGTAGAAGTCGCGGGCCGGGTTCCAGTCCAGCACCCACCACTCGAGCCGCGGGTAGCCGCGGTCGACGCAGATGCCGGCCAGCGTCCGCAGCAGCAGCCGGCCGAGCCCGCTGCCCCGGGCCTCCGGCCGGACGTACAGGTCCTCGAGGTAGAGGTTGTGGGCCCCGAGCCAGGTCGAGTACGACAGGAACCAGATCGCCATCCCGACCACGTGGCCGGTCACGTCGTCGACGGCGAGGTGACCGAAGACCTTCGGGTCGAGGCCGAAGAGCGTGGCGCGCAACTGCTCCTCGGTGGCCTTCACCTCGGGCAACGACCGCTCGTAGTCCGCGAGCTCGCGGATCATCACCAGGATCTCCGGCACGTCCTCGACCGTCGCCGGCCGGACGGTGGGGTCGGTCACGCCGGTCATTGTGCTGAACGCCCCCGGTTCACCCGGAGAGGGGGATGCCGTCGACTCACGGTCACCAGCACTGTGGCGAGATCAACCTGGTCCTGGGTGTCGTCGTCGCGCTGGCCGCCGCCGGCGCGGTCGTGGCGCTGCTGCTCGTCGTGCGGCGTCGGGCCCCCGACGGCAGCTTCTTCAACGACGGCGACCGGGCGGCCGGGATGTTCGGCGTGCTCGCCACCGGCTTCTCGGTGCTGCTCGGCTTCATCGTCTTCCTGGCGTTCGCCAGCTTCGACGAGACCCGCAGCGGCGCGGAGACCGAGGCCCTCACGGTGGCCCAGCAGTTCGAGACCGCGCAGTTCCTGCCGCCGGACGTGTCCACCACGCTGGGCGGCCAGCTCATCTGCTACGGCAGGTACGTCGTGGGCACCGAGTGGCCGCGCATGGAGTCCGGTTCCCAGGGCGACGACATCAACCATTGGGGCCTGGACATGTTCGAGACCGTCCAGGGCACCAGCCCGACGACGAGCAACGAGGAGACGGCCTTCGCCAAGTGGCTCGACCAGACCTCGGACCGGGAGCAGGCCAGGCTGGACCGGCTGCACGGCGCGGAGGGGATCATCCCCTGGCCGCTGTGGGCCGCCCTCATCTTCACGGCGCTCGTGATCTTCGTGTTCATGATGTTCTTCGCCGACTCGGGGGAGGCGCGCCTGGTCCAGGGCGTCCAGGTCGGGTCGGTCACGCTGGTCATGATCGTGCTGCTCATGCTGATCCGCTTCCTGGACCACCCGTTCCAGGAAGGTGCGGGCGGGCTGCAGCCGACCGCCATGGACCGGACGCTGCAGATCCTCGAGGTGGAGCTCAAGGGCGTGGGGAACCGGGGAGCGTTGCCCTGCGACCAGCTCGGCCGGCCGCGGTGACCCGGGCGGTTCGGACCGCTGCCGTGGTAGAGATCGGCGCCACCGTGCTGCTGGCCCTCGCGGCGGTGGTCACGGCGTGGTGCAGCTACCAGGCCACCCGTTGGAACGGCGAGCAG includes these proteins:
- a CDS encoding DUF4242 domain-containing protein: MPRFVVERFFPDGLLVPMSDEGAKTVLGIVEHNAEYGVTWVTSYVTEDKAKTFCVYDAPDAEAIRRAADLNDLPVGAVSRVRVLDPYFYF
- a CDS encoding GNAT family N-acetyltransferase; protein product: MTGVTDPTVRPATVEDVPEILVMIRELADYERSLPEVKATEEQLRATLFGLDPKVFGHLAVDDVTGHVVGMAIWFLSYSTWLGAHNLYLEDLYVRPEARGSGLGRLLLRTLAGICVDRGYPRLEWWVLDWNPARDFYAAIGADALAEWIPYRVDGEALRRLAQK